One region of Miscanthus floridulus cultivar M001 chromosome 19, ASM1932011v1, whole genome shotgun sequence genomic DNA includes:
- the LOC136527894 gene encoding cytochrome P450 88A1-like, producing MLGMEEAASASALPSWAALVLLSAAALVLVDAAARRAHGWYREAPLGAARRARLPPGEMGWPVVGGMWAFLRAFKSGKPDAFIASFVRRFGRTGVYRGFMFSSTTILVTTPEACKQVLMDDDAFVTGWPKATVALIGPKSFIAMPYDEHRRLRKLTAAPINGFDALTAYLPFIDRTVTSSLRAWADESSSAGTGRGVEFLTELRRMTFKIIVQIFLGGADEPTTRALERSYTDLNYGMRAMAINLPGFAYRRALRARRRLVAVLQGVLDERRAARSMGVSGSGVDMMDRLIEAEDERGRRLDDDEIIDVLIMYLNAGHESSGHITMWATVFLQENPDIFAEAKAEQETIMRSIPASQQGLTLRDFRKMEYLSQVIDETLRLVNISFVSFRQATKDVFVNGYLIPKGWKVQLWYRSVHMDPQVYPDPTKFNPSRWEGHSPRAGAFLAFGLGARLCPGNDLAKLEISVFLHHFLLGYKLTRTNPKCRVRYLPHPRPVDNCLAKITRVVSEGLCGEWMKPTNL from the exons ATGCTCGGCATGGAggaggcggcgtcggcgtcggcgctgCCGTCATGGGCCGCGTTGGTGCTGCTGAGCGCCGCCGCGTTGGTGCTCGTGGACGCCGCGGCGCGGAGGGCGCACGGGTGGTACAGGGAGGCGCCTctgggcgcggcgcggcgcgcgcgGCTGCCGCCGGGGGAGATGGGGTGGCCCGTCGTCGGCGGCATGTGGGCCTTCCTGCGCGCCTTCAAGTCCGGCAAGCCCGACGCCTTCATCGCCTCCTTCGTCCGACG GTTCGGGCGCACGGGCGTGTACCGAGGCTTCATGTTCAGCAGCACGACGATCCTGGTAACGACGCCGGAGGCGTGCAAGCAGGTGCTGATGGACGACGACGCGTTCGTGACGGGGTGGCCCAAGGCAACGGTGGCGCTGATCGGGCCCAAGTCGTTCATTGCGATGCCGTACGACGAGCACCGGCGGCTGCGCAAGCTCACGGCCGCGCCCATCAACGGCTTCGACGCGCTCACCGCGTACCTGCCCTTCATCGACCGGACCGTGACGTCGTCGCTGCGCGCGTGGGCCGACGAATCCTCGTCGGCCGGGACCGGGAGGGGGGTCGAGTTCCTGACGGAGCTGCGGCGGATGACGTTCAAGATCATCGTGCAGATCTTCCTGGGCGGCGCGGACGAGCCCACGACGCGCGCGCTGGAGCGGAGCTACACGGACCTCAACTACGGGATGCGCGCCATGGCCATCAACCTGCCCGGGTTCGCGTACCGCAGGGCGCTGCGCGCGCGCCGGCGGCTCGTGGCCGTGCTGCAGGGCGTGCTGGACGAGCGGCGCGCCGCCAGGTCCATGGGGGTGTCGGGCTCCGGCGTGGACATGATGGACCGGCTGATCGAGGCGGAGGACGAGCGCGGGCGGCGGCTGGACGACGACGAGATCATCGACGTGCTCATCATGTACCTCAACGCCGGGCACGAGTCGTCCGGCCACATCACCATGTGGGCCACCGTGTTCCTGCAGGAGAACCCGGACATCTTCGCAGAGGCAAAG GCGGAGCAGGAGACGATCATGAGGAGCATCCCGGCGTCGCAGCAGGGGCTCACGCTCAGGGACTTCAGGAAGATGGAGTACCTCTCGCAG GTGATCGACGAGACGCTGCGGCTCGTCAACATCTCGTTCGTGTCCTTCCGTCAGGCCACCAAAGACGTCTTCGTGAACG GGTACCTGATCCCCAAGGGGTGGAAGGTGCAGCTATGGTACCGGAGCGTGCACATGGACCCACAGGTGTACCCTGACCCCACCAAGTTCAACCCGTCAAGATGGGAGGGCCACTCGCCGAGAGCCGGCGCGTTCCTGGCGTTCGGGCTCGGCGCCAGGCTCTGCCCCGGCAACGACCTCGCCAAGCTCGAGATCTCCGTcttcctccaccacttcctcctggGCTACAA GCTGACGAGGACGAACCCTAAGTGCCGGGTGAGGTACCTGCCGCACCCAAGGCCGGTGGACAATTGCTTGGCCAAGATCACCAGAGTCGTCTCGGAAGGACTATGTGGTGAATGGATGAAACCAACAAATCTCTAG